A window of the Physeter macrocephalus isolate SW-GA chromosome 7, ASM283717v5, whole genome shotgun sequence genome harbors these coding sequences:
- the LOC114486595 gene encoding putative uncharacterized protein FLJ13197 isoform X1, which produces MQWCQRSSPGGVGGGGRRGRGLARVRRARLGSAGARAALQLGPRLRAAPLLAPLWLLAPTPGSHMTPAPLALRASQGWRGKFLLLV; this is translated from the coding sequence ATGCAGTGGTGTCAGCGCTCCAGTCCCGGCGGCGTTGGCGGTGGCGGCCGCAGGGGACGGGGACTGGCGCGCGTGCGACGGGCGCGGCTCGGCTCGGCGGGCGCTCGCGCTGCGCTCCAGCTCGGGCCCCGGCTCCGCGCGGCTCCGCTCCTGGCTCCCCTCTGGCTCCTGGCACCAACTCCGGGCAGTCACATGACGCCGGCGCCGCTCGCTCTGCGAGCCTCCCAGGGCTGGCGGG
- the LOC114486595 gene encoding putative uncharacterized protein FLJ13197 isoform X2, whose product MQWCQRSSPGGVGGGGRRGRGLARVRRARLGSAGARAALQLGPRLRAAPLLAPLWLLAPTPGSHMTPAPLALRASQGWRGAP is encoded by the coding sequence ATGCAGTGGTGTCAGCGCTCCAGTCCCGGCGGCGTTGGCGGTGGCGGCCGCAGGGGACGGGGACTGGCGCGCGTGCGACGGGCGCGGCTCGGCTCGGCGGGCGCTCGCGCTGCGCTCCAGCTCGGGCCCCGGCTCCGCGCGGCTCCGCTCCTGGCTCCCCTCTGGCTCCTGGCACCAACTCCGGGCAGTCACATGACGCCGGCGCCGCTCGCTCTGCGAGCCTCCCAGGGCTGGCGGG